From a region of the Thermosulfurimonas sp. F29 genome:
- a CDS encoding PleD family two-component system response regulator: protein MKALVVDDSKSIRQIERKYLEEMGFTVVEAENGEQALERLKENPDVRLIILDWHMPVMNGYEFLKTVRANPEWNDIKIMMVTTENQQKSVIDAIMAGANEYLMKPFDREMLETKIRFLLEESF, encoded by the coding sequence ATGAAAGCCCTGGTGGTGGACGACTCCAAATCCATCAGACAGATCGAGAGGAAGTATCTTGAGGAGATGGGTTTTACCGTGGTGGAGGCGGAAAACGGGGAGCAGGCCTTGGAGCGGCTCAAGGAGAATCCGGATGTGCGTCTCATCATTCTGGACTGGCACATGCCGGTGATGAACGGCTACGAGTTCCTGAAGACCGTTCGGGCCAACCCGGAGTGGAACGACATCAAGATCATGATGGTGACCACGGAAAACCAGCAGAAGAGCGTAATTGACGCTATAATGGCCGGGGCCAACGAGTACCTCATGAAGCCCTTCGATAGGGAGATGCTGGAGACCAAGATCAGA
- a CDS encoding flagellar basal body-associated FliL family protein, with the protein MAEEAKKEGEETAPQEEITPREEAVSGQETSSEAEIPGEVKTPGDEGARGEPLPEGAEIPEPEERPEELIRALESEEGEGVPSPEKPSRRGLFLLVAGILASLAGIGAGAYVLWNLVSGKSVTVSETPVSSYGKTAVSPASRGPLGTMPLEVRPEHVLVLKHFLIPLQSEGGAPVFIKASVVLYFRSQKEVLKARKLENPLRGVIYETFKNIPFYYWRSPEGVKRIKQALLKALRERAPEDLRVSDVEVTGYILE; encoded by the coding sequence GTGGCCGAGGAAGCGAAAAAGGAAGGGGAGGAGACGGCTCCCCAGGAGGAGATAACGCCTCGGGAGGAGGCCGTCTCCGGCCAAGAGACTTCGTCCGAGGCGGAGATTCCTGGGGAGGTGAAAACTCCGGGGGACGAGGGAGCTCGCGGGGAACCCCTTCCAGAAGGGGCGGAGATCCCCGAACCCGAGGAGAGGCCGGAAGAACTGATCCGGGCTCTCGAGTCCGAGGAGGGGGAGGGAGTTCCTTCTCCGGAGAAGCCCTCACGCCGGGGTCTTTTTCTGCTGGTGGCGGGCATTCTGGCCTCTCTTGCCGGTATCGGGGCGGGGGCTTATGTGCTCTGGAATCTCGTATCCGGAAAGTCCGTGACGGTTTCGGAGACCCCAGTCTCTTCTTACGGCAAAACGGCTGTTTCCCCGGCTTCCCGGGGCCCCCTGGGGACCATGCCCCTTGAAGTGCGACCGGAGCATGTTCTGGTGCTGAAGCACTTCCTGATTCCCCTTCAGAGCGAGGGCGGGGCCCCGGTTTTCATAAAGGCCTCGGTGGTGCTGTACTTTCGCAGTCAGAAGGAGGTGCTCAAGGCCAGAAAACTGGAAAATCCCCTCCGGGGGGTGATTTACGAGACCTTTAAGAACATTCCCTTTTACTACTGGCGGAGTCCGGAAGGCGTCAAGCGCATAAAACAGGCTCTGCTAAAGGCCCTGAGAGAACGAGCCCCCGAGGACTTAAGGGTAAGCGATGTGGAGGTTACCGGATACATTCTTGAGTGA
- a CDS encoding chemotaxis response regulator CheY → MPLDPNMRILVVDDFATMRKIIKNILSQLGFKNIIEADDGTTAWEILQKEPVDLIISDWNMPKMSGLELLKKVRADEKLKDTPFLMVTAEAQKENIIEAAKYKVSQYIVKPFTPETLKEKLEKIFGG, encoded by the coding sequence ATGCCGCTTGATCCGAACATGAGAATCCTGGTGGTGGACGACTTTGCGACCATGAGGAAGATCATCAAAAACATCCTTTCTCAGCTTGGATTTAAGAACATAATCGAGGCCGACGACGGCACTACGGCCTGGGAGATCCTCCAGAAGGAACCCGTGGACCTCATCATTTCCGACTGGAACATGCCCAAGATGAGTGGTCTCGAGCTTCTCAAGAAGGTCCGTGCGGACGAGAAACTGAAGGATACGCCCTTTCTCATGGTTACGGCGGAGGCCCAGAAGGAAAACATTATTGAGGCGGCCAAGTACAAGGTGAGCCAGTACATCGTTAAGCCGTTTACACCGGAGACGCTTAAAGAGAAGCTGGAGAAGATCTTCGGAGGTTAG
- a CDS encoding FliA/WhiG family RNA polymerase sigma factor has protein sequence MVSKLPGYLMKSYLQKTPEELVFEHLSLVKYLALRLAGRLPPTLDVEDLISAGIVGLIEAARRFDPKRNIQFKTFAEFRIRGAMLDELRTLDWVPRSVKEKAARLEKVLAELENRLGRPPDDEEVARELGVSLEEYYRLLDEVRGITFIDVEALRRKLEDAEDLDLADFLADSEENDPFEKLGWKELGEALTQVISELPEKERLVITLYYYEGLTMKEIGRVLGYTESRISQLHSKALLRLRAKLKERLGENYTDLL, from the coding sequence GTGGTCTCAAAGCTTCCGGGCTACCTCATGAAAAGCTATCTGCAGAAGACCCCCGAGGAACTGGTTTTTGAGCACCTGTCCCTGGTAAAATATTTAGCCTTACGCCTGGCCGGACGGCTTCCCCCCACCCTCGATGTGGAGGATCTTATTTCGGCGGGGATAGTGGGGCTGATCGAGGCGGCCCGGCGCTTTGATCCCAAACGCAACATTCAATTCAAGACCTTTGCGGAGTTTCGCATCCGGGGAGCCATGCTGGACGAATTGCGCACCCTGGACTGGGTTCCCCGGTCGGTCAAAGAGAAGGCCGCCCGGCTGGAAAAGGTGCTTGCGGAGCTCGAAAACAGGCTGGGACGGCCGCCCGACGACGAGGAGGTGGCCCGGGAACTCGGTGTCTCCCTGGAGGAATACTATCGTTTGCTCGATGAAGTAAGGGGGATTACCTTCATCGATGTGGAGGCCCTACGGCGAAAGCTCGAGGATGCGGAGGATCTTGATCTCGCCGATTTTCTGGCCGACTCTGAAGAAAACGACCCCTTTGAGAAACTGGGCTGGAAGGAGCTGGGGGAGGCCCTGACTCAGGTCATATCCGAATTGCCCGAAAAGGAAAGATTGGTTATAACCCTGTATTATTACGAGGGGTTGACCATGAAGGAGATCGGCCGGGTTTTGGGCTACACCGAAAGTCGTATTTCCCAGCTCCACAGCAAGGCCCTGCTCAGACTGAGGGCCAAACTAAAGGAGCGCCTGGGCGAAAACTACACAGATTTACTTTAA
- a CDS encoding MinD/ParA family protein, with the protein MRILSVSSGKGGVGKTNLVANLALALEKKGYHTLIFDADLGLANIDVLLGLAPERDIRHVLSGECTLKDILIKTPYGFEVIPASSGVVELTRLDPSEKMALKDQFEEVSRGVDFFIFDLGAGISDNVLFFNLVAQERIVITTPEPTAMADAYALIKLLFLRHQVKRVYLLVNMVKDEREGKAVYQQIAQVVERFLGPVGLTYLGALRSDPCVAKAVRRQEPFLEVYPEASVSQDLSRICEKLLRLKPKSEGGLEALWSQSFRATS; encoded by the coding sequence ATGCGGATCCTTTCGGTATCGAGCGGAAAGGGCGGGGTAGGGAAGACCAATCTCGTGGCCAATCTGGCTCTGGCTCTTGAAAAGAAGGGTTATCACACCCTGATTTTCGATGCCGACCTGGGACTGGCCAACATCGATGTCCTCCTGGGACTGGCCCCCGAAAGGGACATACGCCATGTCCTTTCCGGAGAGTGCACCCTCAAGGACATTCTTATCAAAACCCCTTACGGGTTCGAGGTCATTCCGGCCAGCTCCGGAGTGGTAGAATTGACCCGTCTCGATCCTTCCGAGAAGATGGCTCTCAAGGATCAATTCGAGGAGGTTTCACGGGGGGTGGACTTTTTCATTTTCGACCTGGGGGCCGGGATTTCCGACAATGTGCTCTTTTTTAACCTGGTGGCTCAGGAAAGGATCGTCATAACCACCCCTGAGCCCACGGCCATGGCCGACGCCTACGCCCTGATCAAGCTTCTTTTTCTCCGTCATCAGGTTAAGCGGGTCTATCTGCTGGTGAACATGGTAAAGGATGAGAGGGAGGGCAAAGCCGTTTATCAGCAAATCGCCCAGGTGGTGGAGCGTTTCCTGGGACCGGTGGGGCTTACCTATCTGGGGGCCCTTCGGAGTGATCCCTGCGTGGCTAAGGCGGTGCGCCGGCAGGAACCTTTTCTGGAGGTCTATCCCGAGGCCTCGGTCAGCCAGGATTTGAGCAGGATCTGTGAAAAACTTCTCAGGTTAAAACCCAAATCCGAAGGAGGATTAGAGGCCCTGTGGTCTCAAAGCTTCCGGGCTACCTCATGA
- the flhA gene encoding flagellar biosynthesis protein FlhA: MAEGTLTLKRYFDPGNAVVAAGVVGLLTIMVFPVPRGLMDIFLALSFTVSLTILLMSMYIQKPLDFTAFPALLLVTTLYRLSLNIATTRLILLHGHEGPYAAGRVIMSFGQFVVGGNYVVGAIVFAILVIINFVVITKGAGRIAEVAARFTLDAMPGKQMAIDADLNAGLIDEAEARRRREEIRKEAEFYGAMDGASKFVRGEAVAGLIITSINIVAGLVIGVLQKGLPLSEAAKSYTLLTIGDGLVSQIPALIVSTSAGIIVSRAASESGMGRDFARQFAARPEALAMAAVAVFFVGLLPGLPTLPFTVLAFGVGGLAYISYRLKRELPPEEKPEEAPEAPAPAEEIEQLLPLDLLSLEIGYALIPLVDETQGGDLLERIKNLRKQFALEMGVVIPPIHVRDNLQLKPAEYVILIKGVEVARGEVLPGHLLAMSQEEKPPEIEGAIPTREPAFGLPACWIPEDKKDQAEAAGYIVVNLSTVIVTHFAEVIKRHAEELLTRQEVQKLLDGLSRQYPKVVEEALNVVNLGVVQKVLQNLVREGISIRDLLTVMETLADYGERIKDPDTLTEYVRQRLSRVIVKPYLDSSGKLYVAAVGEDIEEVLRKSLQRTAEGTFLMIEPRVGSRIVAALSQAAERMTRAGKQPVFLATPTVRRHLRRLVERSIPQAAVLSHAEIPAEVTVEIVETVRLGRED; this comes from the coding sequence ATGGCGGAGGGAACGCTGACCCTGAAGCGATATTTCGATCCCGGAAACGCGGTGGTGGCCGCGGGGGTGGTGGGACTCCTTACCATCATGGTCTTTCCTGTACCCCGGGGCCTTATGGACATCTTTCTGGCCCTGAGTTTCACCGTCTCCCTCACCATCCTCCTCATGTCCATGTACATTCAAAAACCCCTGGACTTCACCGCTTTTCCCGCTCTTCTTCTGGTGACCACCCTTTACCGGCTATCCCTCAACATTGCCACCACCCGTCTCATTCTCCTGCACGGGCACGAGGGGCCTTACGCCGCCGGGCGGGTGATCATGAGTTTCGGGCAGTTCGTGGTGGGCGGAAACTATGTGGTGGGGGCCATAGTCTTTGCCATTCTGGTGATCATCAACTTCGTGGTGATCACCAAGGGAGCCGGGCGCATCGCCGAGGTGGCCGCCCGTTTTACCCTGGACGCCATGCCCGGCAAACAGATGGCCATCGACGCGGACCTCAACGCGGGACTCATCGACGAGGCCGAGGCCCGGCGCCGTCGGGAGGAGATTCGCAAGGAGGCCGAGTTCTACGGGGCCATGGACGGAGCCAGCAAGTTCGTGCGCGGGGAGGCCGTGGCCGGTCTCATCATCACCAGCATCAACATCGTGGCCGGGCTGGTGATCGGAGTGCTTCAGAAGGGACTACCCCTCTCCGAGGCGGCCAAGTCCTACACCCTGCTCACCATCGGTGACGGGCTGGTCTCGCAGATTCCGGCCCTCATCGTCTCCACCTCGGCGGGTATCATCGTGAGCCGGGCGGCCTCGGAGTCCGGCATGGGCCGGGACTTCGCCCGACAGTTTGCGGCCCGTCCCGAGGCCCTGGCCATGGCCGCGGTGGCGGTCTTCTTCGTGGGGCTGCTGCCCGGTCTTCCCACCCTTCCCTTTACCGTGCTGGCCTTCGGGGTGGGAGGGCTGGCCTACATTTCCTACCGTCTGAAAAGGGAACTCCCCCCGGAGGAGAAACCCGAGGAGGCCCCGGAGGCCCCCGCCCCGGCGGAGGAGATCGAGCAGCTCCTGCCTCTGGATCTCCTGAGTCTCGAGATCGGCTACGCCCTCATTCCTCTGGTGGACGAAACGCAGGGAGGAGATCTCCTCGAAAGGATCAAGAACCTCCGTAAGCAGTTTGCCCTGGAGATGGGGGTGGTGATCCCCCCCATTCATGTGCGGGATAACCTACAGCTGAAACCGGCGGAGTATGTGATTCTGATAAAGGGGGTGGAGGTGGCCCGGGGTGAGGTCCTCCCGGGGCATCTCCTGGCCATGTCTCAGGAGGAGAAGCCTCCGGAGATAGAGGGGGCCATCCCCACCCGGGAGCCGGCCTTCGGGCTTCCGGCCTGCTGGATCCCGGAGGACAAAAAGGACCAGGCCGAGGCCGCCGGCTACATCGTGGTCAATCTGTCCACGGTGATCGTGACCCACTTTGCCGAGGTGATCAAGCGTCACGCGGAGGAGTTGCTCACCCGTCAGGAGGTCCAGAAACTCCTGGACGGTCTCTCCCGCCAGTATCCCAAGGTGGTGGAGGAGGCCCTCAATGTGGTGAACCTCGGGGTGGTGCAGAAGGTCCTTCAGAATCTGGTTCGGGAGGGTATTTCCATACGGGATCTCCTTACCGTTATGGAGACCCTGGCCGACTACGGGGAGCGGATAAAGGATCCGGACACCCTCACGGAATATGTGCGTCAGAGGTTATCGCGGGTCATCGTCAAACCCTATCTGGATTCTTCGGGTAAGCTCTATGTAGCTGCGGTGGGGGAGGACATCGAGGAGGTCCTGCGCAAATCCCTCCAGCGCACCGCCGAGGGCACCTTTCTCATGATCGAGCCCCGGGTGGGAAGCCGCATCGTGGCGGCCCTGAGCCAGGCGGCGGAAAGGATGACCCGCGCCGGGAAACAACCCGTGTTCCTGGCCACCCCCACGGTGCGGCGTCACCTGCGGCGCCTCGTGGAACGGAGTATTCCCCAGGCGGCGGTGCTTTCGCATGCCGAGATTCCCGCGGAGGTTACCGTGGAAATCGTGGAGACGGTGAGGTTGGGCCGTGAGGATTAA
- the flhB gene encoding flagellar biosynthesis protein FlhB: MPEETLQERTEEPTPRRREEARKRGQVARSREVASVAVLGGSVLGFILAGGFLFLQIRMALEFFLGIPFRTLELPEAYLSLKYALEYGALGLAPFLLIVTLVAFLAHFLQTGGVAAWEALAPKAERINPVEGFKRLFSLPALVELVKSLAKIVIISTVAYLVIRKKLEFLLNLTGEDLRTMAAALYFLSRDLVLKLLMALAVLAVLDFFFQRWDVERKLRMTREELKEELKQTEGDPLVRSRIRQLQREMARRRMMAEVPKADVVITNPEHVAVALRYEIGKMPAPELVAKGQGLLAQKIKEVAREAGVPVVEDPPLARLIYARVEVGEYIPEDLYQAVAEVLAYVYRLKGKRIS, from the coding sequence TTGCCCGAGGAAACCCTTCAGGAGAGAACCGAGGAGCCCACCCCGCGAAGGCGGGAGGAGGCCCGCAAGCGGGGTCAGGTGGCCCGCAGCCGTGAGGTGGCCTCGGTGGCGGTCCTCGGGGGGAGCGTCCTGGGCTTTATCCTGGCCGGGGGGTTCCTGTTTCTCCAGATACGGATGGCCCTGGAGTTCTTTCTGGGGATCCCCTTTCGCACGCTTGAGCTTCCCGAGGCCTACCTCTCCTTGAAGTACGCCCTGGAATACGGCGCCCTGGGGCTGGCCCCCTTCCTGCTGATCGTGACGCTGGTCGCCTTCCTGGCGCACTTCCTTCAGACCGGAGGGGTGGCGGCCTGGGAGGCCCTGGCCCCAAAGGCCGAGCGCATCAACCCCGTGGAAGGATTTAAACGGCTCTTCTCCCTTCCGGCCCTGGTGGAGCTCGTCAAGTCCCTGGCCAAGATCGTCATTATTTCGACGGTGGCCTATCTGGTTATTCGTAAAAAGCTGGAGTTTCTCCTCAATCTCACCGGGGAAGATCTGCGGACCATGGCTGCGGCCCTTTATTTCCTCTCCCGGGATCTGGTCCTGAAATTGCTTATGGCTCTTGCGGTGCTGGCCGTGCTGGACTTCTTCTTTCAGCGCTGGGATGTGGAGAGGAAGCTGCGCATGACCCGGGAGGAACTCAAGGAAGAATTGAAACAGACCGAGGGAGATCCCCTGGTGCGTTCCCGGATCCGGCAGCTCCAGCGGGAGATGGCTCGCAGACGCATGATGGCCGAGGTACCCAAGGCCGATGTGGTGATCACCAACCCGGAACATGTGGCCGTGGCCCTGCGGTACGAGATCGGGAAGATGCCCGCACCGGAGCTGGTGGCCAAGGGGCAGGGGCTTCTGGCTCAAAAAATAAAGGAAGTCGCCCGGGAGGCCGGGGTGCCCGTGGTGGAGGATCCTCCGCTGGCCCGGCTCATCTACGCCCGGGTGGAGGTGGGAGAGTACATCCCCGAGGACCTCTACCAGGCCGTGGCCGAGGTCCTGGCCTATGTTTACCGCCTGAAAGGTAAGAGGATTTCCTGA
- a CDS encoding flagellar biosynthetic protein FliR, producing the protein MKGDLLAQLVPWAYSLVLVLVRISFFLFFMPLFGSVTPPPVRAAFSLILSLALIFVLPAPLTPPASPLEVVLTLVIEALLGLSLAFLLRVIFAGIQLGGELVGMQIGFGVAQVIDPVTGVQAPILAQLTYLLAFLLFLVLDLHHPFLLALGEGLRHLPPGSLKANPRLFLFLVQEGRTVFEVSLKILAPLLAFMLLVQIGLGVVSRFVPQINIMIVSFPLTVGLGLFFFGLTLMLVPRVLYPAFEHAVRLFPVLLKAFGG; encoded by the coding sequence ATGAAGGGGGATCTTCTGGCTCAACTGGTTCCCTGGGCCTACAGTCTGGTTCTGGTTCTGGTGCGAATCTCTTTTTTCCTTTTTTTCATGCCCCTTTTCGGGAGCGTGACCCCTCCTCCGGTGCGGGCGGCCTTTTCCCTGATCCTGTCTCTGGCCCTGATCTTCGTGCTTCCGGCCCCGCTCACCCCCCCGGCCTCTCCCCTGGAGGTGGTTCTCACCCTCGTTATCGAGGCCCTTCTGGGCCTTTCCTTGGCCTTTCTCCTGAGGGTGATCTTCGCCGGAATTCAGCTCGGGGGAGAGCTGGTGGGAATGCAGATCGGTTTCGGGGTGGCCCAGGTCATCGATCCGGTGACCGGCGTTCAGGCCCCCATCCTGGCCCAGCTTACCTATCTCCTGGCCTTTCTCCTCTTTCTGGTGCTTGATCTGCACCATCCCTTTCTTCTGGCTCTGGGGGAGGGCCTGCGCCACCTTCCTCCCGGAAGCCTTAAGGCGAATCCCCGCCTCTTTCTCTTTCTCGTGCAGGAGGGGCGGACCGTATTTGAGGTCTCCCTCAAGATCCTGGCCCCGCTTCTCGCCTTCATGCTCCTGGTGCAGATCGGACTGGGGGTGGTATCCCGTTTCGTGCCCCAGATAAACATAATGATCGTGAGTTTTCCCCTTACCGTCGGGCTGGGACTCTTCTTTTTCGGACTAACCCTGATGCTGGTGCCCCGGGTCCTTTATCCGGCCTTTGAACACGCGGTGAGACTCTTTCCGGTTTTGCTTAAGGCCTTCGGAGGTTAG
- the fliQ gene encoding flagellar biosynthesis protein FliQ: MTEQTVVYLARQTVELTLLLSAPMLIAGLVVGLIISIFQAVTQIQEMTLTFVPKIVAVLVALLVTFPWMMRKLLEFTQNIILNIPGFIK; this comes from the coding sequence ATGACCGAGCAGACCGTGGTCTATCTGGCCCGCCAGACCGTGGAACTTACGCTTCTACTTTCGGCCCCCATGCTCATCGCCGGTCTGGTGGTGGGGCTCATCATAAGCATCTTTCAGGCGGTAACCCAGATCCAGGAGATGACCCTTACCTTCGTTCCCAAGATCGTGGCCGTCCTCGTGGCCCTTCTCGTGACCTTCCCCTGGATGATGAGGAAACTCCTGGAATTCACCCAGAACATCATCCTGAACATCCCGGGTTTTATAAAATGA
- the fliP gene encoding flagellar type III secretion system pore protein FliP (The bacterial flagellar biogenesis protein FliP forms a type III secretion system (T3SS)-type pore required for flagellar assembly.), whose product MKKLRWLTLFLLWSPPALAVTLPAVRLSLEPAKGPEQVAPVLQILLLLTVLSVAPALLLMLTSFTRLVVVFSLLRHALGTQQTPPNQVLISLALFLTFFIMAPVFREAYQRGIQPYLDHQLTEEEMFREALKPFRQFMLKNTREKDLALFVKIRGEKRPRNPGEVSTLSLIPAFMISELRTAFEIGFLLYIPFLVIDMVVSSVLLSMGMLMLPPMMISLPLKLLLFVLVDGWNILVGSLARSFF is encoded by the coding sequence ATGAAGAAACTTAGGTGGCTCACCCTTTTCCTCCTGTGGAGCCCTCCGGCCCTGGCGGTAACCCTCCCCGCGGTGCGTCTTTCCCTGGAGCCCGCCAAGGGGCCCGAGCAGGTGGCCCCGGTGCTCCAGATCCTCCTTCTCCTCACCGTGCTCTCCGTGGCGCCGGCCCTTCTCCTCATGCTCACCTCCTTTACCAGGCTGGTGGTGGTCTTCAGCCTTCTCCGTCACGCCCTAGGGACCCAGCAGACCCCGCCCAACCAGGTGCTAATCTCTCTGGCCCTTTTTTTAACCTTTTTTATAATGGCTCCGGTCTTTCGGGAGGCCTATCAGCGGGGCATTCAGCCTTACCTGGATCATCAGCTCACCGAGGAGGAGATGTTCCGGGAGGCCCTCAAGCCCTTTCGACAGTTCATGCTGAAAAACACCCGGGAGAAGGATCTGGCCCTTTTCGTGAAGATCCGGGGGGAAAAACGCCCCCGCAACCCCGGGGAGGTCTCCACCCTCTCCCTCATCCCGGCCTTTATGATCAGCGAACTGCGCACGGCCTTTGAGATCGGTTTTCTTCTCTACATCCCCTTTCTAGTCATCGACATGGTGGTTTCGAGCGTGCTTCTTTCCATGGGGATGCTCATGCTACCGCCCATGATGATTTCCCTTCCGCTGAAACTGCTTCTGTTCGTCCTGGTGGACGGCTGGAACATCCTGGTGGGGTCTCTCGCCCGAAGTTTCTTCTGA
- a CDS encoding flagellar biosynthetic protein FliO: protein MPVSVYLKVLGATFLVLGMFLVFFYLLRRGRLRLSAGSGEIEIREIRPLDFKNRLVLVRVRGSLLLLGLSEKAISFLKEWPDEET, encoded by the coding sequence ATGCCGGTTTCGGTGTATCTGAAGGTTCTGGGGGCCACTTTTCTGGTGCTCGGAATGTTTCTGGTATTCTTTTACCTTCTGCGCCGGGGGCGTCTCAGGCTTTCCGCGGGAAGCGGAGAGATAGAAATTCGGGAGATTCGTCCTCTGGACTTCAAGAATCGTCTGGTTCTCGTCCGGGTGCGGGGAAGTCTTTTGCTTCTCGGCCTTTCGGAAAAGGCGATATCCTTTCTCAAGGAGTGGCCGGATGAAGAAACTTAG
- the fliN gene encoding flagellar motor switch protein FliN, which yields MSEDLREETREDLGQEASQESEVPSGTPEAGEETAGEGASGEKSGEGSSEEDLMAMWEEALKEAGGEGGSDASSSEDSPEEAAPAGEAIEVAQPELKEFKEAPAEGPHPDLEFILDIPLEVWVEIGRTKMPINDLLKLTQGSIIELNKMAGEPVEIYVNGKLMGRGEVVVVNDRFGVRLTEILSPQERIRKLGE from the coding sequence ATGAGTGAAGATCTTAGAGAGGAAACCCGGGAGGATCTCGGTCAGGAGGCCTCTCAGGAATCGGAGGTTCCCTCCGGGACTCCGGAGGCCGGGGAAGAGACCGCCGGAGAGGGGGCTTCGGGAGAGAAGTCCGGAGAGGGGTCCTCGGAGGAGGACCTCATGGCCATGTGGGAGGAGGCCTTAAAGGAAGCCGGCGGTGAAGGAGGAAGTGACGCGTCCTCTTCGGAGGATTCTCCGGAGGAGGCTGCGCCGGCCGGAGAAGCCATCGAAGTGGCTCAGCCGGAGCTCAAGGAGTTCAAGGAGGCACCTGCCGAAGGACCTCATCCGGATCTTGAGTTCATCCTGGACATACCCCTTGAGGTGTGGGTGGAGATAGGACGCACCAAGATGCCCATAAATGATCTCCTCAAACTCACCCAGGGATCCATCATCGAGCTTAACAAGATGGCCGGGGAGCCGGTGGAGATCTATGTGAACGGGAAGCTCATGGGACGGGGCGAGGTGGTGGTGGTGAACGATCGTTTCGGGGTGCGACTTACCGAGATCCTGAGCCCTCAGGAGAGGATACGAAAACTCGGGGAATAG
- the fliM gene encoding flagellar motor switch protein FliM codes for MDKVLTQEEIDALLAGLEGGAVDTTPEPPKEEGVRPFDFRHYAVSTRIKIPGFEVINEHLARGLRMGFSTLLREIVEVNSEPIQMERFRDFLNRIPVPTSIHIFRLEPLRGQALLVIDAPLVFAFVERFLGGGERKLIKVEGREFTTIEQRLIRRVVDHIFQELERAWKGIQPIRCKYVRGEVNPQFARVLQPEEIVVVCNFEVDIEGITGKIAFCYSFGTLQPIKSKLYAPYQVEETTDPYWQKQLEEIIFSTEVELRGYLGHAGIKIRDLLSLEPGDVLILEEKAGEPLTVTIENIPKIKGELGIYRKYKAIRVKEFIQLRE; via the coding sequence ATGGACAAGGTTCTCACCCAGGAAGAGATAGACGCCCTTCTGGCCGGCCTCGAGGGCGGGGCGGTGGACACCACCCCCGAGCCTCCCAAGGAGGAGGGGGTTCGTCCCTTCGACTTTCGACACTATGCGGTCTCAACCCGGATCAAGATCCCCGGTTTCGAGGTCATCAACGAACACCTGGCCCGGGGGCTCCGGATGGGCTTTTCCACCCTTCTTCGGGAGATCGTGGAGGTAAACAGCGAACCCATCCAGATGGAAAGATTTCGCGACTTTCTGAATCGCATCCCGGTGCCCACCTCCATTCACATCTTCCGTCTGGAACCCCTGCGCGGGCAGGCCCTGCTGGTGATCGACGCTCCTCTGGTCTTCGCCTTCGTGGAACGCTTCCTGGGTGGAGGGGAACGAAAGCTCATCAAGGTGGAGGGGCGGGAGTTTACCACCATCGAACAGCGCCTCATCCGGCGGGTGGTGGATCACATATTTCAGGAGCTCGAGCGGGCCTGGAAGGGGATTCAGCCCATCAGGTGCAAGTATGTGCGCGGGGAGGTCAATCCCCAATTCGCCCGGGTCCTCCAGCCGGAAGAGATCGTGGTGGTGTGTAACTTCGAGGTGGACATCGAGGGCATCACCGGAAAGATCGCCTTCTGTTATTCCTTCGGCACCCTTCAGCCCATCAAGAGCAAGCTTTACGCCCCCTATCAGGTGGAGGAAACCACGGATCCCTACTGGCAGAAGCAACTCGAGGAGATAATTTTTTCCACGGAGGTGGAACTCAGGGGCTATCTCGGGCATGCCGGTATAAAGATTAGAGATCTTCTCTCGCTAGAGCCCGGAGATGTTCTGATTCTTGAGGAGAAGGCGGGCGAACCCCTCACCGTGACCATTGAGAACATTCCCAAGATAAAAGGGGAACTGGGGATTTACCGCAAATACAAGGCCATCAGGGTGAAGGAATTTATTCAGCTCAGGGAATAG
- the fliL gene encoding flagellar basal body-associated protein FliL, with translation MAEEKKGGGKKLLIFIVIGVVLLVGAGVAAYFLLFSKPAPPPEETQQEAQPQEPEVGPFLQLNPFVVNLADPTGRRYLRVKIALELKDEKVLSEANNRIPQINDTIIMVLSSKTVEEVLAPEGKSELRFEIMNKLNQLLGPGTVRGVYFTQFVVQ, from the coding sequence ATGGCTGAGGAGAAGAAAGGCGGGGGCAAGAAGTTACTTATTTTTATCGTTATAGGGGTGGTGCTTCTGGTGGGGGCCGGGGTGGCGGCTTACTTTCTGCTTTTTTCCAAACCGGCCCCTCCGCCGGAGGAGACGCAGCAGGAGGCTCAACCCCAGGAGCCGGAGGTGGGTCCCTTTTTACAGCTCAATCCCTTCGTGGTGAATCTGGCCGATCCCACCGGACGCCGGTACCTTCGGGTGAAGATCGCCCTGGAGCTTAAGGACGAAAAGGTCCTTTCCGAGGCCAACAACCGCATTCCCCAGATCAACGACACCATTATTATGGTCCTTTCCTCGAAGACGGTGGAGGAGGTCCTGGCCCCGGAGGGCAAGTCCGAGCTTCGTTTCGAGATAATGAACAAGCTCAATCAGCTCCTCGGGCCCGGTACGGTCCGGGGGGTTTACTTCACCCAATTCGTGGTGCAGTGA